A section of the Bacteroidota bacterium genome encodes:
- a CDS encoding sulfatase-like hydrolase/transferase has product MKVTLKEIQLLLIRLSIALLTYPICKTLFYLFNYHYFSDVSVGDFLSILFFGLRFDVSALVLMNVPFTLLHIIPFGFTKKKWYQLVLKTVFLTVNGIAILADCVDLEYYKFTLKRTTSDFFDLFGLGSDISSLLPQYIKDFWYVVLIAATLIIFISWLYNKTTKFGVRSSGESNTGFNSQLRTPNSQLIARLISWIILNSALIGIMIIGFRGGLQMRPIMTINASEYVSAKNIPLIINTPFSIIKSYGLEELEDKKYFPEEELLKHFNPIHQPLTISHQPSSNVFILIMESFSKEYTSLGGKKSYTPFLDSLMNESMVFDNAFANGKKSIEGIPAVLASLPALMNESFITSTYCGNRFNSLSNTLRSKGYSSAFFHGGTNGTMGFDAFCGSAGFDKYYGRYEYNNDKDYDGDWGIWDEPFLQYAEKNVSRMKQPFLAALFSLTSHHPFTIPEKYQTQFTGGELPILKSVQYADYSLKKFFESASKEKWFDSTLFVITADHAGPSEDNVYSNSAGGFEIPIVFYQHNSSFKGINHKVTQQIDIMPTILNYLNYNSSFFSFGNNALDTIQTGYAVNFINDVYQIFQNDYLLQFDGRKTIALYNYKTDSLLKNNLHEQTSKVFKTFEVSMEAKLKAIIQTYHHAMIANKLTE; this is encoded by the coding sequence ATGAAGGTTACTCTAAAGGAAATACAACTCCTGCTCATTCGTCTTTCCATTGCGCTGCTCACCTACCCTATCTGCAAAACACTTTTCTATCTTTTCAATTACCATTATTTCTCTGATGTATCGGTGGGAGATTTTCTATCCATTTTGTTTTTCGGATTGAGGTTTGATGTTTCTGCTTTAGTATTGATGAATGTTCCGTTCACGCTTCTGCACATTATTCCATTTGGTTTTACAAAAAAGAAGTGGTATCAACTGGTTTTAAAAACTGTTTTCCTGACCGTAAACGGAATCGCCATTCTTGCCGATTGCGTTGACCTTGAATATTACAAATTCACACTCAAGCGGACTACCTCAGATTTTTTTGATTTGTTTGGGCTTGGCTCTGATATTTCTTCCCTGCTTCCACAATACATAAAAGATTTCTGGTATGTGGTATTGATTGCAGCAACGCTGATTATATTTATTTCATGGCTGTATAATAAAACAACAAAGTTCGGAGTTCGGAGTTCGGGAGAAAGTAATACTGGATTCAACTCCCAACTCCGAACTCCCAACTCCCAACTAATTGCGAGATTGATTTCCTGGATTATTCTGAATTCTGCGTTAATCGGGATAATGATTATCGGCTTCAGAGGAGGATTACAGATGCGCCCCATCATGACCATCAACGCATCGGAATATGTTTCGGCAAAAAATATTCCGCTCATTATCAATACTCCTTTCTCTATCATTAAAAGCTACGGACTGGAAGAACTTGAAGATAAGAAATATTTTCCGGAAGAAGAACTTCTTAAACATTTTAATCCTATCCATCAACCATTAACCATTAGCCATCAACCATCATCAAATGTATTTATCCTCATCATGGAAAGTTTTTCCAAAGAATATACTTCTCTCGGAGGAAAAAAAAGTTACACTCCTTTTCTCGATTCTTTGATGAATGAAAGCATGGTGTTTGACAATGCATTTGCTAATGGGAAAAAATCGATTGAAGGAATTCCGGCTGTGCTTGCCAGCCTGCCCGCACTTATGAACGAATCCTTTATTACTTCAACTTACTGTGGCAATCGCTTCAACTCTCTTTCAAACACATTAAGAAGCAAAGGATATTCGTCCGCATTTTTTCACGGAGGAACCAACGGCACTATGGGCTTTGATGCTTTTTGCGGTTCAGCAGGATTTGATAAATACTATGGCAGATATGAATACAACAATGATAAAGATTATGATGGCGATTGGGGAATCTGGGATGAGCCGTTCCTGCAATATGCTGAAAAGAATGTGAGCCGGATGAAGCAACCCTTTCTTGCGGCATTGTTTTCTCTTACTTCGCATCATCCGTTTACAATTCCTGAAAAATATCAAACGCAATTCACAGGAGGTGAACTTCCGATTTTAAAGAGCGTGCAGTACGCTGATTACTCGCTGAAAAAGTTTTTTGAATCCGCTTCAAAAGAAAAATGGTTTGACAGCACGCTGTTTGTCATCACGGCTGACCATGCAGGTCCATCGGAAGATAATGTTTACAGCAACAGCGCTGGAGGTTTTGAAATTCCAATTGTCTTTTACCAACACAACAGTTCTTTCAAAGGAATAAATCACAAAGTCACCCAGCAGATTGACATCATGCCAACTATTTTGAATTACCTGAATTACAATTCATCCTTTTTTTCATTTGGAAACAATGCGCTTGATACAATTCAAACGGGCTATGCTGTAAATTTCATTAATGATGTTTACCAGATTTTTCAGAATGATTATCTTTTGCAGTTTGACGGAAGAAAAACAATCGCTTTGTACAATTACAAAACCGATTCACTTCTGAAAAATAACCTTCATGAGCAAACTTCAAAAGTTTTTAAAACTTTTGAAGTTTCAATGGAAGCAAAACTGAAAGCAATTATACAGACCTATCATCACGCAATGATTGCCAACAAACTTACTGAATGA
- a CDS encoding YegS/Rv2252/BmrU family lipid kinase gives MKKKILFIINPISGVGRHRTVERLIDERLNRTIFDYELAYTKASKHAIELSKQGAEENFEIIVAVGGDGSVNEVGRSLVDVGRDLKSRPALAILPCGSGNGTARHLDIPMNLEKAMQVINQHKVTTIDTFKVNDETVINAAGIGFAAHIAHEFSKFKKRGFRNYLKIAVRDSLKYKSQMCEIDALPQPLPLGGEISSANPPQWGGHRRGFFFIIDICNGTQWGNNAVIAPHAENDDGLLDLCVVKDFPFRNFPLMAARLFTHSIHRSKFVEIIKVKEVTIRQEKTIAHIDGEPYNMGNELRIKINPLSLKVIVP, from the coding sequence ATGAAGAAAAAAATTCTTTTCATAATTAATCCCATCTCTGGTGTTGGCAGGCACAGAACTGTTGAAAGATTGATTGACGAAAGACTAAACAGGACTATTTTCGATTATGAACTTGCTTACACGAAAGCATCAAAACATGCTATTGAACTGAGCAAACAGGGCGCAGAAGAAAATTTTGAAATCATTGTGGCGGTAGGCGGTGATGGCTCTGTGAATGAAGTGGGAAGAAGTTTAGTGGATGTCGGTCGGGATTTAAAATCCCGACCAGCGCTTGCTATTCTTCCCTGCGGTTCAGGAAACGGAACGGCAAGACATTTAGATATTCCTATGAACCTGGAGAAAGCCATGCAGGTCATCAATCAACATAAAGTTACAACCATTGACACCTTCAAAGTAAATGATGAAACAGTAATTAATGCTGCAGGAATTGGTTTTGCCGCGCACATCGCTCACGAATTTTCCAAATTCAAAAAGCGCGGCTTCAGAAATTACCTCAAGATAGCCGTGCGCGATTCCTTGAAATATAAATCACAGATGTGTGAGATTGATGCCCTCCCCCAACCCCTCCCATTAGGAGGGGAGATAAGTTCTGCAAATCCTCCCCAATGGGGAGGACATAGGAGGGGCTTCTTTTTCATCATTGACATCTGCAACGGAACACAGTGGGGAAACAACGCGGTGATTGCTCCTCATGCAGAAAACGATGACGGACTGCTGGATTTATGTGTGGTAAAAGATTTCCCTTTTAGAAATTTCCCGCTGATGGCTGCCCGCCTGTTCACGCATTCCATTCACCGTTCAAAGTTTGTAGAGATAATTAAAGTGAAAGAAGTTACTATCCGCCAGGAAAAAACAATTGCCCATATTGACGGAGAGCCATACAATATGGGCAATGAACTCAGGATAAAGATTAATCCTCTATCGCTGAAAGTTATCGTTCCTTGA
- a CDS encoding 3-hydroxybutyryl-CoA dehydrogenase gives MKETIGIVGSGAMGSGIAQVAAAAGHKVILFDSDSFALERAKANLDATLKKLTEKGKISADEAKNIFSGIHFALSLSDFRHCGLVIEAIVENLEVKQKVFSDMEKIVYGNCVLASNTSSLSITSIASACAKPERVIGIHFFNPAPVMPLVEIIPGISSDKNIAPKIKLLMESWEKTPVIAKDTPGFIVNRVARPFYGEAIRIYEEGLADFSTIDGAMKELGGFKMGPFELMDMIGNDINYTVTETIWKQFFFDPKYKPSLTQRLLFEAKHFGKKSGRGYYNYEAPPQPSPLAREKVIQVLPNGEDSRLPDGQVGGAIFFRILVMLINEAADALYYGVATKEDIDLAMTKGVNYPKGLLHWADELGIDKVLTGLENLYSEYAEDRYRPSVMLKKMVKEGKKKFH, from the coding sequence ATGAAGGAAACAATTGGAATAGTAGGTTCAGGAGCGATGGGAAGCGGCATTGCCCAGGTGGCGGCAGCGGCAGGACACAAAGTGATTTTGTTTGACAGCGATTCATTCGCGCTTGAGCGGGCAAAAGCAAATCTTGATGCCACGCTGAAAAAATTAACAGAGAAAGGAAAAATATCTGCCGATGAAGCAAAAAATATTTTCTCCGGAATTCATTTTGCCCTGTCGCTTTCTGATTTCAGGCATTGCGGGCTTGTCATCGAAGCCATAGTTGAGAATCTTGAAGTGAAGCAGAAGGTTTTTTCCGACATGGAGAAAATCGTGTACGGCAACTGCGTGCTGGCATCCAACACTTCTTCGCTCTCCATTACTTCCATCGCCTCCGCCTGCGCCAAACCCGAAAGAGTGATAGGCATTCATTTTTTCAATCCTGCTCCCGTCATGCCATTGGTAGAGATCATCCCCGGCATTTCTTCCGATAAAAACATTGCACCGAAGATAAAGCTGTTGATGGAATCGTGGGAAAAAACTCCTGTGATAGCGAAAGATACTCCGGGGTTTATTGTGAACCGTGTGGCACGTCCGTTTTACGGGGAAGCAATACGGATCTATGAAGAAGGATTAGCTGACTTTTCTACTATTGATGGAGCGATGAAAGAACTGGGTGGATTTAAAATGGGACCCTTCGAGTTGATGGACATGATTGGCAACGATATCAATTACACGGTGACCGAAACAATCTGGAAACAATTTTTCTTTGACCCCAAATATAAACCATCACTCACGCAGCGGCTCCTCTTTGAAGCAAAACATTTCGGAAAAAAATCGGGCAGGGGTTATTACAATTATGAAGCCCCACCCCAACCCTCTCCGTTAGCGAGGGAGAAAGTAATACAAGTCCTCCCCAATGGGGAGGATTCCCGCCTGCCGGACGGGCAGGTAGGTGGGGCTATATTTTTTCGCATACTTGTAATGCTCATTAATGAGGCGGCAGATGCCTTGTATTACGGAGTTGCCACCAAAGAAGACATTGATCTTGCCATGACAAAGGGCGTGAATTATCCCAAAGGGCTTTTACACTGGGCAGATGAATTGGGAATTGACAAAGTTCTCACAGGACTTGAAAATTTATATTCCGAATATGCCGAAGACCGCTATCGCCCCAGCGTGATGCTGAAGAAAATGGTGAAAGAAGGGAAGAAGAAATTCCATTAG
- a CDS encoding DNA polymerase IV, whose amino-acid sequence MQVQQNHIKKDLTPNIMFVDMNSFFATCEQQVNFYLRNRPVAVCVYTGKYGCVIAPSIEAKKKGIKLGVRLNEAMKICPELIPLETHPNRYREFHKQIMKVLKKYSEEVIPKSIDEAVINFSSYKLVHKDLVQVAKQIKEDIRNEVGDYMKCSIGIAPNAFLAKLGSDIQKPDGLTVISPDNIDEVLSKLTLTDLPGIAKAMAMKLKLAGIHTPLQLRHMPVEKLKTACNSIVGIYWHYRLNFSEVDFSTHDYKSMQAMRQISASQRKNVKMLDDLLVSLCTTLEKRMVKQEVYAKDVMFTARYENGVYYKESFNCDKNPVQDAMKMVLLIKNRMEHFQKANHCEPVINTQMSMMGVNVFNFIPDCALQYDMFENNVQQHHLRKTMYDIKNKFGNDSIQKAAELHEVEVYKDAIGFGSVKHLY is encoded by the coding sequence ATGCAGGTTCAGCAAAATCATATTAAAAAAGATTTAACCCCGAACATCATGTTTGTGGATATGAATTCTTTTTTTGCAACCTGCGAACAACAGGTGAATTTTTATCTGCGGAACCGCCCCGTTGCGGTGTGTGTTTATACCGGAAAATACGGTTGCGTGATTGCGCCTTCCATTGAAGCAAAGAAAAAAGGGATCAAACTCGGAGTACGCCTGAACGAAGCGATGAAGATTTGCCCTGAATTAATTCCTCTTGAAACACACCCCAACCGCTACCGTGAATTTCATAAGCAGATAATGAAGGTTTTGAAAAAATATTCTGAAGAAGTGATTCCGAAAAGCATTGACGAGGCGGTGATAAATTTTAGTTCTTACAAATTAGTCCATAAAGATTTGGTTCAAGTGGCAAAGCAAATTAAGGAAGACATTAGAAATGAAGTAGGGGATTATATGAAATGCTCCATCGGAATTGCTCCAAACGCTTTCCTTGCAAAACTGGGTTCTGATATTCAGAAACCTGATGGACTGACAGTGATTTCTCCTGATAACATTGACGAAGTGCTGAGCAAACTTACCTTGACCGATTTGCCCGGCATCGCCAAAGCCATGGCAATGAAACTGAAACTTGCCGGAATACATACACCGCTTCAGCTGCGCCACATGCCTGTTGAAAAATTAAAAACCGCCTGCAACAGCATTGTCGGGATTTACTGGCACTACCGCCTTAATTTTTCTGAAGTTGATTTTTCAACCCACGATTACAAAAGCATGCAGGCGATGAGGCAGATATCCGCCTCGCAGCGAAAAAATGTGAAAATGCTGGATGACTTGCTCGTATCGCTCTGCACCACGCTTGAAAAAAGAATGGTGAAGCAGGAAGTGTATGCGAAAGATGTGATGTTCACTGCCCGGTATGAGAATGGTGTTTATTACAAAGAGAGTTTTAACTGCGACAAAAATCCTGTTCAGGATGCCATGAAAATGGTTCTGCTTATAAAAAACCGCATGGAACATTTTCAGAAAGCCAATCACTGCGAACCCGTCATCAACACGCAGATGAGCATGATGGGCGTGAATGTTTTTAACTTTATCCCTGACTGCGCGCTGCAATACGATATGTTTGAAAACAATGTTCAGCAGCACCATTTGAGAAAAACTATGTACGATATAAAAAACAAATTCGGAAACGACAGCATCCAGAAAGCCGCTGAACTGCATGAAGTGGAAGTTTACAAAGATGCCATCGGATTCGGTTCAGTAAAACATCTGTATTAA
- a CDS encoding CoA pyrophosphatase produces MFEEFVKKLSAEIKKDLPGFSAQKLMAPLGRTPPGEYLKENVVPKKSAVLILLYPDVRKFSPKTVLILRPENEGGNHAGQVSFPGGGYDDSDIDLSETALRETEEEIGVNRRSVSLLGALTPLYIPVSNYLVHPFVGICHIKPVFKIQPLEVEDLLECDAEEFLSPKNKSAILKHIKVKNKKMKVPCYHINGKIIWGATAMIIAELEEIIKRIVTER; encoded by the coding sequence ATGTTTGAAGAATTCGTAAAAAAATTATCTGCTGAAATAAAAAAGGATTTGCCGGGGTTTTCTGCTCAGAAATTAATGGCTCCACTTGGCAGAACTCCGCCTGGTGAATATTTGAAAGAAAACGTTGTTCCTAAAAAAAGCGCAGTTCTTATTTTGCTCTATCCCGATGTAAGAAAATTTTCTCCTAAAACAGTGCTGATTCTTCGCCCGGAAAATGAGGGGGGCAATCATGCCGGGCAGGTTTCTTTTCCCGGAGGCGGGTATGATGACTCTGATATAGATTTATCTGAAACAGCTCTCAGAGAAACGGAAGAAGAAATAGGTGTAAACAGAAGATCTGTTTCGCTGCTGGGAGCATTAACACCGCTTTATATTCCGGTGAGCAATTATCTGGTGCATCCCTTTGTTGGCATCTGCCATATAAAACCTGTATTCAAAATTCAGCCCCTTGAAGTAGAAGATTTGCTGGAGTGCGATGCAGAAGAATTTCTTTCTCCAAAAAATAAAAGCGCCATCCTCAAACATATCAAAGTGAAAAATAAGAAAATGAAAGTTCCCTGTTACCATATCAACGGAAAAATAATCTGGGGAGCAACCGCAATGATAATTGCCGAGCTTGAAGAAATTATAAAAAGAATTGTAACGGAAAGATAA
- a CDS encoding transporter substrate-binding domain-containing protein produces MHHHYALKIVGFCLLSLGIINSPICSHVNDSSADSDSLKNAIDIPQILTRKKLVALTDNSSTSYFIYKGEPMGYEYELLQLFAKSLNVELKIIMAKNMNEILEQLRKGEADIVCANLTVTEERMKKVNFSEPLIYTRQVLVQKKPKGWQNMNAEKLSGNLVRTAIDLSGKNVYVRKSSSFYSRLVNLQEEIASKINITEVPGEITTEELIAMVASGKIPYTIADENVAMVNQTYYPQIDIKTAISFPQKIAWAVNKKSPLLLSELNSWIQNQKTTSDYAVLYNKYFRNPKGAGQRNESQFSSFGGNKISPYDDMIIAYSKEIGWDWRLLASMIYQESKFNPNAESWAGACGLMQMIPSTAEIYGIDTCGATPIQSIDAGTRHIIKLDNYWSKLISNKEERIKFILASYNVGLGHIIDARNLAKKFGKNPDLWYNNVEKFILLKSKPLYYNDPVVRCGYCRGEEPYNYVREILSRYEHYKNVINEKEPLVATI; encoded by the coding sequence ATGCATCATCATTACGCTCTAAAAATAGTTGGATTTTGTCTTCTCTCGCTCGGAATTATTAACTCTCCCATTTGCAGCCATGTTAATGATTCCTCTGCTGATTCAGATTCTCTCAAAAACGCCATTGATATTCCTCAGATTCTCACCAGAAAAAAATTGGTTGCGCTTACCGACAATAGTTCCACCAGCTATTTTATATATAAAGGAGAGCCGATGGGTTATGAATACGAACTGCTTCAATTGTTCGCCAAGAGTCTGAATGTGGAGCTAAAAATCATTATGGCTAAGAATATGAATGAAATTCTTGAGCAGCTAAGAAAAGGTGAAGCGGATATTGTTTGCGCAAACCTGACAGTGACAGAAGAACGGATGAAAAAAGTTAATTTCTCTGAGCCACTGATTTATACAAGGCAGGTTCTTGTTCAAAAAAAACCAAAAGGATGGCAGAACATGAATGCAGAAAAGCTCAGCGGGAATCTTGTCCGCACAGCCATTGATTTGTCAGGAAAGAATGTTTATGTAAGAAAAAGTTCATCCTTCTATTCCCGCCTGGTGAACCTTCAGGAAGAAATAGCTTCAAAAATAAATATCACTGAAGTTCCAGGTGAAATCACAACGGAAGAATTAATTGCAATGGTGGCAAGCGGAAAAATACCCTACACCATTGCCGATGAAAATGTGGCCATGGTAAATCAAACCTATTATCCGCAGATAGATATAAAAACAGCCATCAGTTTTCCCCAGAAGATTGCCTGGGCTGTAAATAAAAAATCTCCTCTTCTGCTTTCTGAATTAAACAGCTGGATACAAAATCAGAAAACCACTTCTGACTACGCGGTTCTGTACAACAAATATTTCAGAAATCCTAAAGGCGCTGGGCAAAGAAATGAAAGCCAGTTCTCTTCTTTCGGAGGAAATAAAATTTCTCCCTACGATGATATGATAATTGCTTACAGCAAAGAAATCGGATGGGACTGGCGCTTGCTTGCTTCGATGATTTATCAGGAATCAAAATTCAACCCCAATGCTGAATCGTGGGCTGGCGCCTGCGGGCTCATGCAGATGATTCCTTCCACGGCTGAGATTTACGGAATTGATACCTGCGGGGCAACGCCTATTCAAAGCATTGATGCAGGAACAAGGCATATCATCAAACTGGATAATTACTGGTCGAAATTAATTTCAAATAAAGAGGAACGGATTAAGTTTATTCTTGCATCCTACAACGTAGGATTAGGGCATATTATTGACGCAAGAAATCTTGCAAAAAAATTCGGGAAGAACCCTGACTTGTGGTATAATAACGTGGAGAAATTCATCCTCCTTAAATCAAAACCGCTGTATTATAACGATCCGGTTGTGCGATGCGGCTATTGCCGTGGCGAAGAGCCCTATAATTATGTCCGCGAAATCCTTTCAAGGTATGAGCATTATAAAAATGTGATAAATGAAAAAGAACCATTGGTAGCCACTATTTGA